Proteins encoded by one window of Streptomyces sp. LX-29:
- a CDS encoding DUF2469 domain-containing protein, translating to MSAEDLEKYETEMELKLYREYRDVVGLFKYVIETERRFYLTNDYEMQVHSVQGEVFFEVSMADAWVWDMYRPARFVKQVRVLTFKDVNIEELNKSDLDLPGG from the coding sequence ATGAGCGCCGAGGACCTCGAAAAGTACGAGACCGAGATGGAGCTGAAGCTCTACCGGGAGTACCGCGACGTCGTCGGACTGTTCAAATACGTGATCGAGACCGAGCGGCGGTTCTACCTCACCAACGACTACGAGATGCAGGTGCACTCGGTCCAGGGAGAGGTGTTCTTCGAGGTGTCGATGGCCGATGCCTGGGTCTGGGACATGTACCGGCCGGCCCGCTTCGTCAAGCAGGTGCGGGTGCTCACCTTCAAGGACGTGAACATCGAGGAGCTGAACAAGAGCGACCTCGACCTTCCGGGCGGCTGA